The following proteins are encoded in a genomic region of Tenacibaculum sp. 190524A05c:
- a CDS encoding HYC_CC_PP family protein has product MKSVLTKISSFVLALLVLFSTFSFTVAKHYCGDFLVGVSYFGDAKNCADELGEDDCDSPQVIKKKNCCKDEVENIEGQDDLRNSIEKFDLEKQKFVVAYVSSLLYLFSEEDKKEKEFLQYSPPKLTYDLNILHEVFII; this is encoded by the coding sequence ATGAAATCTGTTTTAACAAAAATATCATCATTCGTTTTAGCACTTTTAGTGTTGTTTTCTACGTTTTCTTTTACAGTAGCAAAACACTATTGTGGTGATTTTTTAGTTGGAGTTTCCTACTTTGGAGATGCAAAGAATTGTGCAGATGAATTAGGGGAAGATGACTGTGATAGTCCACAGGTTATTAAAAAGAAGAACTGCTGCAAAGACGAAGTAGAGAATATTGAAGGCCAAGATGATCTTAGAAATTCAATTGAAAAATTTGATCTTGAAAAGCAGAAGTTTGTAGTAGCCTATGTTTCTTCTTTACTGTATTTGTTTTCAGAAGAAGATAAAAAGGAGAAAGAATTTCTTCAATATTCCCCACCCAAACTCACTTACGATTTAAATATACTTCACGAAGTTTTTATCATATGA